In a single window of the Magnolia sinica isolate HGM2019 chromosome 7, MsV1, whole genome shotgun sequence genome:
- the LOC131250932 gene encoding transcription elongation factor SPT6 homolog isoform X2 — translation MWVDFSCNPPHPSEEGQDEYEKDGFIVDDVDEEEEQDEEEDDRGSDEEVKHKRKKRRKRESENYLLDEDDYVLLQDNNITGFHRPKPGSKKFKRLKKAGRDTEREEGSGFSDGEEVDRSGHSARTDEEKLKHSLFGDDEGAALEDIAEEEEQPEEEDGDIGEDDEMADFIVDEEEVDDNGAPVRRRKPIKKKSRQAPGVSSSALQEAHDIFGDVDELLLLRKRGLQKGGSYDDSGEWREKRLEDEFEPSILAEKYMTEKDDRIREIDVPERIQLSEEVTGPVPTDDTSIEEESTWIYNQLTTSDGSPFFGNMHLVDEINKEDIGNVLGMLHVQKFDIPFIATYRKELCLSLLKDPEQDLADGEDRAERMPKLKWHKKLWAVQNLDKKWLLLQKRKNALQLYYNKRFQEEARRIDDETRLALNQQLFNSILESLKVAESEREVDDVDAKFNLHFPPGEVEVEEGQFKRPKRKSLYSICSKAGLWEVANKFGFSSEQFGLLLNLEKMRVDELEDAKETPDEIAANFTCAMFETPQDVLKGARHMAAVEISCEPSVRKHVRSIFMEKAVVSTSPTPDGKTAIDYFHQFATVKWLDEKPFYRFKDAQWLLIQKAEEEKLLQVTIKLPENVQTKLISDSNDYYISDGVSKSAQLWNEQRKLILKDAFFSFLLPSMEKEARSLLTARAKNWLLMEYGKQLWNRVSVAPYQRKDTDAGSEDDAAPRVMACCWGPGKPATTFVMLDSSGEMLDVLYTGSLSLRSPSANEQQRKKNDQQRLLKFMTDHQPHVVILGAVNLNCKRLKDDIYEVIFKIVEEHPREVGQEIDAVSVAYGDESLPRLYENSQISSDQLTAQPGIVKRAVALGRYLQNPLAMIATLCGPGREILSWKLNTLEHFLTPDEKYGVVEHVMIDATNQVGVDINLAASHEWLFSPLQFVSGLGPRKASALQKALARAGVVFSRKEIPMNGVLKKKVFINAVGFLRVRRTGLANASSHFMDLLDDTRIHPESYDLAKNMAKVVYDEDVQEDPNEMDDEAQEMAIDHVMRNPRLLKVLDIGEYANSVEERLGTRKRETLMDIKMELLHGFQDWRTPYTEPSQDEEFYMLSGETEETLEEGRTVQVMVRRVTPQRATCGLDSGLTGVILRDELSEDGNVDPMDSISEGSILTCKIKGVQKNRLQVILTCRGDDLIIKRLRKIQDLESFYREPKGNSQSDQDTARKEKELAKKHFKPRMIAHRNFKNWTTDEAVQFLSDKDAGESIIRPSSRGPSYLTLTLKIYDGVYAHKDIVEGGKDHKDITSLLRLGKTLKIDDETFEDLDEVVDRYVDPLVTNLKVMLQYRKFKKGTKAEVDDLLRMEKSEYPMRIVYCFGISHEHPGTIILSYIRSTNPHHEYIGLYPKGFKFRKRMFESIDRLVAYFQKHIDDLQHESMPSIRSVAAMVPMKSPMTGGSSGGGSVGSGWGGSTANSSDGGWRGSDRDRSSTPGSRTGRNDYRNSGGRGGHPSGLPRPYGRGRGRGSYHHGRGNHHSGSEGHDSGYGSSSKWGSGAKEDDNELSSFPGAKVQNSPGREAFPGGWGNSGSGGGDNWGNGGNDGGSNWGNDGSSGWGSRGGSGGGSGRGGSGGWSGGNSGGGDGWGGGDGGSGTGGNSSWDASKRAGPSRQESGNDEGWNRRRAGSRT, via the exons ATGTGGGTGGACTTTTCAtgcaatccaccccatccatcag AAGAGGGCCAGGATGAGTATGAAAAGGATGGGTTTAtagtggatgatgtggatgaagaagaagaacaggacgAGGAGGAAGATGACAGGGGAAGTGATGAAGAGGTGAAACATAAGAGGAAAAAGAGGAGGAAGAG AGAATCTGAGAACTATCTCCTGGACGAAGATGACTATGTGTTGCTTCAGGACAACAATATTACGGGGTTTCACCGGCCCAAACCT GGGAGCAAAAAGTTTAAACGTTTGAAAAAAGCTGGGAGGGATACTGAGCGAGAAGAAGGATCTGGATTTTCCGATGGAGAAGAAGTTGATAGAAGTGGTCACAGTGCCCGGACTGATGAGGAAAAACTTAAGCACAGCTTATTTGGTGATGATGAAG GGGCAGCACTTGAGGATATTGCCGAAGAGGAGGAACAGCCAGAAGAAGAGGATGGGGATATTGGTGAAGATGATGAGATGGCAGATTTTATTGTGGATGAAGAAGAAGTTGATGACAATGGCGCTCCTGTGAG GAGGAGGAAACCAATTAAAAAGAAGTCAAGGCAAGCACCTGGTGTGTCCTCATCTGCATTACAGGAAGCTCATGACATATTTGGGGATGTTGATGAACTCCTACTGCTTCGCAAGCGAGGTCTTCAGAAAGGTGGCAGTTATGATGATTCTGGAGAGTGGAGGGAAAAGAGGCTTGAGGATGAATTTGAACCCTCTATTCTTGCGGAGAAGTATATGACTGAAAAGGATGATCGGATACGAGAAATTGATGTGCCTGAGAGGATCCAG TTATCTGAAGAAGTTACTGGCCCTGTTCCGACAGATGACACAAGCATAGAAGAAGAGAGCACCTGGATATATAACCAGCTTACTACCTCTGATGGTTCCCCATTTTTTGGCAACATGCATCTTGTGGACGAAATTAACAAGGAAGACATTGGAAATGTATTAGGGATGCTACATGTCCAGAAGTTTGAT ATTCCTTTTATTGCTACTTATCGGAAGGAGCTCTGCCTTAGCCTACTGAAAGACCCTGAGCAAGATTTGGCAGATGGTGAAGATAGAGCTGAGAGAATGCCTAAGCTGAAGTGGCACAAG AAACTTTGGGCTGTCCAGAACCTTGATAAAAAGTGGTTGCTACTTCAAAAGCGGAAGAATGCTCTTCAGTTGTACTACAATAAGCGCTTTCAGGAAGAAGCTCGAAGGATTGACGATGAGACGAGGCTTGCATTGAATCAGCAGCTTTTCAACTCTATTCTTGAGTCTCTTAAGGTTGCTGAATCTGAAAGAGAGGTTGATGATGTTGATGCAAAGTTTAATTTGCATTTCCCTCCAGGTGAAGTGGAAGTGGAAGAAGGGCAGTTTAAGAGGCCAAAACGAAAATCTCTGTATAGTATTTGCAGTAAGGCTGGTCTATGGGAGGTAGCAAACAAATTCGGGTTTAGTTCAGAACAATTTGGGTTGCTCCTAAACCTGGAAAAGATG CGGGTGGATGAATTGGAAGATGCCAAGGAAACTCCTGATGAAATAGCTGCGAACTTTACATGCGcgatgtttgagactcctcaagATGTGCTCAAAGGTGCCAGGCACATG GCGGCAGTAGAGATCAGCTGTGAGCCATCTGTCAGGAAACATGTTCGCAGTATATTCATGGAGAAAGCTGTGGTCTCAACTAGTCCTACACCTGATGGGAAAACTGCAATAGATTATTTTCATCAGTTCGCAACTGTCAAGTGGTTGGATGAGAAGCCATTCTATCGATTCAAAGATGCACAGTGGCTTCTTATCCAAAAAGCAGAAGAAGAGAAACTCCTTCAGGTTACCATAAAATTGCCAGAAAATGTTCAAACTAAGTTAATAAGTGATTCAAATGATTATTACATCAGTGATGGAGTTAGTAAGTCTGCTCAGCTTTGGAACGAGCAGCGGAAGTTGATATTGAAGGACGCTTTCTttagttttcttcttccttcaatgGAAAAGGAAGCCCGATCCCTCTTGACGGCAAGAGCCAAGAACTGGCTGCTTATGGAATATGGGAAACAGTTGTGGAATAGAGTATCTGTTGCACCATATCAGCGGAAGGACACTGATGCTGGCTCTGAGGATGATGCTGCACCAAGGGTCATGGCCTGTTGTTGGGGCCCTGGAAAGCCAGCAACTACTTTTGTGATGTTGGATTCATCTGGAGAAATGCTGGATGTGTTGTATACAGGGTCCCTCAGTCTTCGCTCTCCAAGTGCTAACGAGCAGCAGCGCAAGAAAAATGACCAACAACGTCTATTGAAGTTTATGACAGACCACCAGCCTCATGTTGTCATTTTGGGAGCAGTGAATTTGAATTGTAAACGTCTGAAGGATGACATCTATGAG GTCATTTTTAAAATAGTCGAGGAGCATCCTAGAGAAGTAGGTCAAGAGATTGATGCAGTAAGTGTTGCTTATGGAGACGAATCCCTGCCTCGTCTTTACGAGAATTCACAGATTTCTTCAGATCAGCTAACTGCGCAACCAG GCATTGTTAAGCGTGCTGTGGCTCTTGGTCGTTACCTTCAAAATCCTTTGGCCATGATTGCTACACTATGTGGGCCAGGGAGGGAGATATTGTCATGGAAGCTCAATACTTTAGAGCACTTCCTTACCCCTGATGAGAAGTATGGGGTGGTTGAACATGTAATGATAGATGCCACCAACCAAGTAGGTGTTGACATTAATTTGGCTGCAAGCCATGAATGGCTGTTTTCTCCTTTACAATTTGTTTCGGGGCTTGGACCCCGAAAGGCATCTGCTTTACAGAAAGCGCTGGCAAGAGCTGGGGTCGTTTTCAGTCGAAAAGAGATTCCGATGAACGGAGTTCTTAAGAAGAAGGTGTTCATTAATGCCGTTGGTTTTTTGCGTGTCCGTCGGACTGGGCTGGCAAATGCAAGCAGTCATTTTATGGACTTGTTGGATGATACAAGAATTCATCCAGAGTCATATGACCTTGCAAAGAATATGGCCAAGGTTGTCTATGATGAAGATGTTCAAGAGGATCCAAATGAGATGGATGATGAAGCTCAGGAGATGGCAATCGACCATGTCATGCGTAACCCGAGGCTGCTGAAAGTTCTTGATATCGGTGAATATGCTAACAGCGTTGAGGAGCGGCTAGGGACGAGAAAAAGAGAGACGTTAATGGACATAAAGATGGAGTTGTTGCATGGATTTCAAGACTGGCGTACTCCTTACACTGAACCTAGTCAGGACGAGGAGTTCTATATGCTTTCTGGTGAAACTGAGGAAACCCTTGAAGAAGGAAGAACTGTTCAGGTGATGGTTCGCAGGGTTACACCTCAACGTGCAACTTGCGGGCTCGACTCTGGCTTGACGGGTGTGATTTTGAGGGATGAACTTTCGGAAGATGGGAATGTCGATCCAATGGACAGCATAAGTGAAGGAAGCATACTTACCTGCAAGATTAAAGGAGTCCAAAAGAATAGATTGCAGGTGATTCTAACCTGTAGAGGAGATGATCTAATTATTAAACGGTTAAGGAAGATCCAGGATTTGGAATCGTTCTATCGTGAACCAAAGGGCAATTCACAGAGTGACCAAGATACAGCTCGCAAGGAGAAGGAGCTTGCAAAGAAGCATTTCAAGCCAAGGATGATTGCTCATCGCAATTTTAAAAATTGGACCACTGATGAAGCAGTGCAG TTCCTTTCTGACAAGGATGCTGGTGAAAGCATTATTCGTCCAAGTTCCAGAGGGCCATCATATTTGACTCTAACTCTGAAAATCTATGATGGAGTTTATGCTCACAAAGACATAGTTGAGGGTGGAAAAGATCACAAGGACATTACAAGCTTGCTTCGTCTTGGGAAGACATTAAAAATAGACGATGAAACGTTTGAGGATCTTGATGAG GTCGTGGATCGATATGTTGATCCACTTGTAACCAACCTGAAGGTCATGCTTCAATACCGCAAATTCAAGAAGGGCACGAAAGCGGAAGTCGACGATCTTTTAAGGATGGAGAAGTCAGAGTATCCGATGAGGATAGTTTACTGTTTTGGAATTTCTCATGAGCATCCAGGAACCATTATTCTGTCATATATACGGAGCACAAATCCACATCACGAGTATATTGGTCTGTATCCTAAGGGCTTCAAGTTCCGGAAGCGGATGTTTGAAAGCATTGACCGGCTTGTGGCGTATTTCCAGAAGCATATTGATGATCTGCAGCATGAATCAATGCCATCAATCCGATCAGTGGCTGCGATGGTGCCAATGAAAAGCCCTATGACTGGGGGTTCCTCTGGCGGGGGATCTGTAGGCAGTGGTTGGGGCGGTTCCACAGCCAATAGCAGTGATGGGGGTTGGAGAGGTTCGGACAGGGACCGATCTTCTACACCAGGTTCGAGAACAG GTAGAAATGATTACAGGAATAGTGGTGGTCGTGGCGGACACCCGAGCGGGCTGCCTAGACCATATGGGCGTGGCCGGGGGCGTGGGTCATACCACCATGGAAGAGGAAACCACCACAGTGGCAGCGAGGGACATGATTCTGGTTATGGTTCTTCTTCCAAATGGGGCTCAGGTGCAAAGGAAGACGACAATGAGCTGAGCAGCTTCCCGGGTGCCAAAGTCCAGAATTCACCTGGTAGAGAGGCTTTTCCTGGGGGTTGGGGCAATAGCGGTAGTGGCGGCGGTGACAACTGGGGCAATGGTGGAAATGATGGTGGCAGCAATTGGGGCAATGACGGTAGCAGTGGTTGGGGCAGCAGAGGAGGCAGTGGAGGAGGCAGTGGCAGGGGTGGCAGCGGCGGTTGGAGTGGTGGCAACAGCGGTGGCGGAGATGGATGGGGGGGTGGGGATGGTGGCAGCGGCACTGGTGGTAATTCTAGTTGGGATGCTTCTAAAAGAGCAGGTCCCTCACGGCAGGAGAGTGGCAATGATGAGGGTTGGAACCGGCGCAGGGCAGGCAGCAGAACATAG
- the LOC131250932 gene encoding transcription elongation factor SPT6 homolog isoform X1: MTQTREELLDDDLEQTEMDPDEPVVEDEADDDNDDDDDDKDEEEEEGQDEYEKDGFIVDDVDEEEEQDEEEDDRGSDEEVKHKRKKRRKRESENYLLDEDDYVLLQDNNITGFHRPKPGSKKFKRLKKAGRDTEREEGSGFSDGEEVDRSGHSARTDEEKLKHSLFGDDEGAALEDIAEEEEQPEEEDGDIGEDDEMADFIVDEEEVDDNGAPVRRRKPIKKKSRQAPGVSSSALQEAHDIFGDVDELLLLRKRGLQKGGSYDDSGEWREKRLEDEFEPSILAEKYMTEKDDRIREIDVPERIQLSEEVTGPVPTDDTSIEEESTWIYNQLTTSDGSPFFGNMHLVDEINKEDIGNVLGMLHVQKFDIPFIATYRKELCLSLLKDPEQDLADGEDRAERMPKLKWHKKLWAVQNLDKKWLLLQKRKNALQLYYNKRFQEEARRIDDETRLALNQQLFNSILESLKVAESEREVDDVDAKFNLHFPPGEVEVEEGQFKRPKRKSLYSICSKAGLWEVANKFGFSSEQFGLLLNLEKMRVDELEDAKETPDEIAANFTCAMFETPQDVLKGARHMAAVEISCEPSVRKHVRSIFMEKAVVSTSPTPDGKTAIDYFHQFATVKWLDEKPFYRFKDAQWLLIQKAEEEKLLQVTIKLPENVQTKLISDSNDYYISDGVSKSAQLWNEQRKLILKDAFFSFLLPSMEKEARSLLTARAKNWLLMEYGKQLWNRVSVAPYQRKDTDAGSEDDAAPRVMACCWGPGKPATTFVMLDSSGEMLDVLYTGSLSLRSPSANEQQRKKNDQQRLLKFMTDHQPHVVILGAVNLNCKRLKDDIYEVIFKIVEEHPREVGQEIDAVSVAYGDESLPRLYENSQISSDQLTAQPGIVKRAVALGRYLQNPLAMIATLCGPGREILSWKLNTLEHFLTPDEKYGVVEHVMIDATNQVGVDINLAASHEWLFSPLQFVSGLGPRKASALQKALARAGVVFSRKEIPMNGVLKKKVFINAVGFLRVRRTGLANASSHFMDLLDDTRIHPESYDLAKNMAKVVYDEDVQEDPNEMDDEAQEMAIDHVMRNPRLLKVLDIGEYANSVEERLGTRKRETLMDIKMELLHGFQDWRTPYTEPSQDEEFYMLSGETEETLEEGRTVQVMVRRVTPQRATCGLDSGLTGVILRDELSEDGNVDPMDSISEGSILTCKIKGVQKNRLQVILTCRGDDLIIKRLRKIQDLESFYREPKGNSQSDQDTARKEKELAKKHFKPRMIAHRNFKNWTTDEAVQFLSDKDAGESIIRPSSRGPSYLTLTLKIYDGVYAHKDIVEGGKDHKDITSLLRLGKTLKIDDETFEDLDEVVDRYVDPLVTNLKVMLQYRKFKKGTKAEVDDLLRMEKSEYPMRIVYCFGISHEHPGTIILSYIRSTNPHHEYIGLYPKGFKFRKRMFESIDRLVAYFQKHIDDLQHESMPSIRSVAAMVPMKSPMTGGSSGGGSVGSGWGGSTANSSDGGWRGSDRDRSSTPGSRTGRNDYRNSGGRGGHPSGLPRPYGRGRGRGSYHHGRGNHHSGSEGHDSGYGSSSKWGSGAKEDDNELSSFPGAKVQNSPGREAFPGGWGNSGSGGGDNWGNGGNDGGSNWGNDGSSGWGSRGGSGGGSGRGGSGGWSGGNSGGGDGWGGGDGGSGTGGNSSWDASKRAGPSRQESGNDEGWNRRRAGSRT; this comes from the exons AAGAGGGCCAGGATGAGTATGAAAAGGATGGGTTTAtagtggatgatgtggatgaagaagaagaacaggacgAGGAGGAAGATGACAGGGGAAGTGATGAAGAGGTGAAACATAAGAGGAAAAAGAGGAGGAAGAG AGAATCTGAGAACTATCTCCTGGACGAAGATGACTATGTGTTGCTTCAGGACAACAATATTACGGGGTTTCACCGGCCCAAACCT GGGAGCAAAAAGTTTAAACGTTTGAAAAAAGCTGGGAGGGATACTGAGCGAGAAGAAGGATCTGGATTTTCCGATGGAGAAGAAGTTGATAGAAGTGGTCACAGTGCCCGGACTGATGAGGAAAAACTTAAGCACAGCTTATTTGGTGATGATGAAG GGGCAGCACTTGAGGATATTGCCGAAGAGGAGGAACAGCCAGAAGAAGAGGATGGGGATATTGGTGAAGATGATGAGATGGCAGATTTTATTGTGGATGAAGAAGAAGTTGATGACAATGGCGCTCCTGTGAG GAGGAGGAAACCAATTAAAAAGAAGTCAAGGCAAGCACCTGGTGTGTCCTCATCTGCATTACAGGAAGCTCATGACATATTTGGGGATGTTGATGAACTCCTACTGCTTCGCAAGCGAGGTCTTCAGAAAGGTGGCAGTTATGATGATTCTGGAGAGTGGAGGGAAAAGAGGCTTGAGGATGAATTTGAACCCTCTATTCTTGCGGAGAAGTATATGACTGAAAAGGATGATCGGATACGAGAAATTGATGTGCCTGAGAGGATCCAG TTATCTGAAGAAGTTACTGGCCCTGTTCCGACAGATGACACAAGCATAGAAGAAGAGAGCACCTGGATATATAACCAGCTTACTACCTCTGATGGTTCCCCATTTTTTGGCAACATGCATCTTGTGGACGAAATTAACAAGGAAGACATTGGAAATGTATTAGGGATGCTACATGTCCAGAAGTTTGAT ATTCCTTTTATTGCTACTTATCGGAAGGAGCTCTGCCTTAGCCTACTGAAAGACCCTGAGCAAGATTTGGCAGATGGTGAAGATAGAGCTGAGAGAATGCCTAAGCTGAAGTGGCACAAG AAACTTTGGGCTGTCCAGAACCTTGATAAAAAGTGGTTGCTACTTCAAAAGCGGAAGAATGCTCTTCAGTTGTACTACAATAAGCGCTTTCAGGAAGAAGCTCGAAGGATTGACGATGAGACGAGGCTTGCATTGAATCAGCAGCTTTTCAACTCTATTCTTGAGTCTCTTAAGGTTGCTGAATCTGAAAGAGAGGTTGATGATGTTGATGCAAAGTTTAATTTGCATTTCCCTCCAGGTGAAGTGGAAGTGGAAGAAGGGCAGTTTAAGAGGCCAAAACGAAAATCTCTGTATAGTATTTGCAGTAAGGCTGGTCTATGGGAGGTAGCAAACAAATTCGGGTTTAGTTCAGAACAATTTGGGTTGCTCCTAAACCTGGAAAAGATG CGGGTGGATGAATTGGAAGATGCCAAGGAAACTCCTGATGAAATAGCTGCGAACTTTACATGCGcgatgtttgagactcctcaagATGTGCTCAAAGGTGCCAGGCACATG GCGGCAGTAGAGATCAGCTGTGAGCCATCTGTCAGGAAACATGTTCGCAGTATATTCATGGAGAAAGCTGTGGTCTCAACTAGTCCTACACCTGATGGGAAAACTGCAATAGATTATTTTCATCAGTTCGCAACTGTCAAGTGGTTGGATGAGAAGCCATTCTATCGATTCAAAGATGCACAGTGGCTTCTTATCCAAAAAGCAGAAGAAGAGAAACTCCTTCAGGTTACCATAAAATTGCCAGAAAATGTTCAAACTAAGTTAATAAGTGATTCAAATGATTATTACATCAGTGATGGAGTTAGTAAGTCTGCTCAGCTTTGGAACGAGCAGCGGAAGTTGATATTGAAGGACGCTTTCTttagttttcttcttccttcaatgGAAAAGGAAGCCCGATCCCTCTTGACGGCAAGAGCCAAGAACTGGCTGCTTATGGAATATGGGAAACAGTTGTGGAATAGAGTATCTGTTGCACCATATCAGCGGAAGGACACTGATGCTGGCTCTGAGGATGATGCTGCACCAAGGGTCATGGCCTGTTGTTGGGGCCCTGGAAAGCCAGCAACTACTTTTGTGATGTTGGATTCATCTGGAGAAATGCTGGATGTGTTGTATACAGGGTCCCTCAGTCTTCGCTCTCCAAGTGCTAACGAGCAGCAGCGCAAGAAAAATGACCAACAACGTCTATTGAAGTTTATGACAGACCACCAGCCTCATGTTGTCATTTTGGGAGCAGTGAATTTGAATTGTAAACGTCTGAAGGATGACATCTATGAG GTCATTTTTAAAATAGTCGAGGAGCATCCTAGAGAAGTAGGTCAAGAGATTGATGCAGTAAGTGTTGCTTATGGAGACGAATCCCTGCCTCGTCTTTACGAGAATTCACAGATTTCTTCAGATCAGCTAACTGCGCAACCAG GCATTGTTAAGCGTGCTGTGGCTCTTGGTCGTTACCTTCAAAATCCTTTGGCCATGATTGCTACACTATGTGGGCCAGGGAGGGAGATATTGTCATGGAAGCTCAATACTTTAGAGCACTTCCTTACCCCTGATGAGAAGTATGGGGTGGTTGAACATGTAATGATAGATGCCACCAACCAAGTAGGTGTTGACATTAATTTGGCTGCAAGCCATGAATGGCTGTTTTCTCCTTTACAATTTGTTTCGGGGCTTGGACCCCGAAAGGCATCTGCTTTACAGAAAGCGCTGGCAAGAGCTGGGGTCGTTTTCAGTCGAAAAGAGATTCCGATGAACGGAGTTCTTAAGAAGAAGGTGTTCATTAATGCCGTTGGTTTTTTGCGTGTCCGTCGGACTGGGCTGGCAAATGCAAGCAGTCATTTTATGGACTTGTTGGATGATACAAGAATTCATCCAGAGTCATATGACCTTGCAAAGAATATGGCCAAGGTTGTCTATGATGAAGATGTTCAAGAGGATCCAAATGAGATGGATGATGAAGCTCAGGAGATGGCAATCGACCATGTCATGCGTAACCCGAGGCTGCTGAAAGTTCTTGATATCGGTGAATATGCTAACAGCGTTGAGGAGCGGCTAGGGACGAGAAAAAGAGAGACGTTAATGGACATAAAGATGGAGTTGTTGCATGGATTTCAAGACTGGCGTACTCCTTACACTGAACCTAGTCAGGACGAGGAGTTCTATATGCTTTCTGGTGAAACTGAGGAAACCCTTGAAGAAGGAAGAACTGTTCAGGTGATGGTTCGCAGGGTTACACCTCAACGTGCAACTTGCGGGCTCGACTCTGGCTTGACGGGTGTGATTTTGAGGGATGAACTTTCGGAAGATGGGAATGTCGATCCAATGGACAGCATAAGTGAAGGAAGCATACTTACCTGCAAGATTAAAGGAGTCCAAAAGAATAGATTGCAGGTGATTCTAACCTGTAGAGGAGATGATCTAATTATTAAACGGTTAAGGAAGATCCAGGATTTGGAATCGTTCTATCGTGAACCAAAGGGCAATTCACAGAGTGACCAAGATACAGCTCGCAAGGAGAAGGAGCTTGCAAAGAAGCATTTCAAGCCAAGGATGATTGCTCATCGCAATTTTAAAAATTGGACCACTGATGAAGCAGTGCAG TTCCTTTCTGACAAGGATGCTGGTGAAAGCATTATTCGTCCAAGTTCCAGAGGGCCATCATATTTGACTCTAACTCTGAAAATCTATGATGGAGTTTATGCTCACAAAGACATAGTTGAGGGTGGAAAAGATCACAAGGACATTACAAGCTTGCTTCGTCTTGGGAAGACATTAAAAATAGACGATGAAACGTTTGAGGATCTTGATGAG GTCGTGGATCGATATGTTGATCCACTTGTAACCAACCTGAAGGTCATGCTTCAATACCGCAAATTCAAGAAGGGCACGAAAGCGGAAGTCGACGATCTTTTAAGGATGGAGAAGTCAGAGTATCCGATGAGGATAGTTTACTGTTTTGGAATTTCTCATGAGCATCCAGGAACCATTATTCTGTCATATATACGGAGCACAAATCCACATCACGAGTATATTGGTCTGTATCCTAAGGGCTTCAAGTTCCGGAAGCGGATGTTTGAAAGCATTGACCGGCTTGTGGCGTATTTCCAGAAGCATATTGATGATCTGCAGCATGAATCAATGCCATCAATCCGATCAGTGGCTGCGATGGTGCCAATGAAAAGCCCTATGACTGGGGGTTCCTCTGGCGGGGGATCTGTAGGCAGTGGTTGGGGCGGTTCCACAGCCAATAGCAGTGATGGGGGTTGGAGAGGTTCGGACAGGGACCGATCTTCTACACCAGGTTCGAGAACAG GTAGAAATGATTACAGGAATAGTGGTGGTCGTGGCGGACACCCGAGCGGGCTGCCTAGACCATATGGGCGTGGCCGGGGGCGTGGGTCATACCACCATGGAAGAGGAAACCACCACAGTGGCAGCGAGGGACATGATTCTGGTTATGGTTCTTCTTCCAAATGGGGCTCAGGTGCAAAGGAAGACGACAATGAGCTGAGCAGCTTCCCGGGTGCCAAAGTCCAGAATTCACCTGGTAGAGAGGCTTTTCCTGGGGGTTGGGGCAATAGCGGTAGTGGCGGCGGTGACAACTGGGGCAATGGTGGAAATGATGGTGGCAGCAATTGGGGCAATGACGGTAGCAGTGGTTGGGGCAGCAGAGGAGGCAGTGGAGGAGGCAGTGGCAGGGGTGGCAGCGGCGGTTGGAGTGGTGGCAACAGCGGTGGCGGAGATGGATGGGGGGGTGGGGATGGTGGCAGCGGCACTGGTGGTAATTCTAGTTGGGATGCTTCTAAAAGAGCAGGTCCCTCACGGCAGGAGAGTGGCAATGATGAGGGTTGGAACCGGCGCAGGGCAGGCAGCAGAACATAG
- the LOC131250934 gene encoding probable E3 ubiquitin-protein ligase RHC1A: MSSGRNTHWCYRCRRPVRLRGQDTVCPNCDGGFVQELSEMEGIAPRDFVDSDTNGNRDEIFGLMEAFSGLLRQRMAGRNRHTDERERSDLVRGQGIGFGPNPWLIFRGPLRMSEGGGIEVLLGGSQGIRVNDHVMGMGLDELIVQLSRNDRQGFGDYFMGTGLDELIEQLARNDRRGPPPASRSSIDAMPTIKISHSHLHVDSHCPVCKERFELGAEAREMPCNHIYHSDCIIPWLVQHNSCPVCRLELPPPGSSGAHTRSTNSTNQSSSSSSGGSRSNGSGNSGSSRDNNGEGLGRRNPLSFLWPFRSSNSNSHHSESVGNSPPPMNEDRHQMSYSGWPFDS, encoded by the coding sequence ATGTCCAGTGGAAGGAACACACACTGGTGTTACAGATGCAGGCGACCTGTTCGCCTCAGAGGACAAGATACAGTTTGCCCCAATTGCGATGGAGGTTTTGTGCAAGAACTCAGCGAGATGGAAGGCATTGCTCCTCGGGATTTCGTAGACTCGGATACCAATGGCAATAGAGATGAGATATTCGGGCTAATGGAAGCGTTCTCAGGTCTGCTGAGGCAGCGGATGGCTGGTAGGAATCGCCACACTGATGAAAGGGAGAGATCTGATCTGGTTCGTGGGCAAGGGATTGGATTTGGTCCTAATCCTTGGTTGATTTTCCGTGGACCCCTTCGGATGTCTGAAGGCGGTGGGATTGAGGTTCTGTTGGGTGGGAGTCAAGGTATCAGAGTTAATGACCACGTCATGGGCATGGGACTGGATGAACTGATTGTTCAGCTGTCTCGGAATGATAGACAGGGATTTGGTGACTACTTCATGGGCACAGGGCTGGATGAACTGATTGAACAGCTGGCTCGGAATGATAGACGGGGGCCACCTCCTGCTTCTAGGTCTTCCATTGATGCAATGCCCACGATAAAAATTTCTCATAGTCATCTGCATGTAGACTCGCATTGCCCTGTTTGTAAAGAAAGATTTGAGTTAGGTGCGGAAGCACGGGAGATGCCATGCAACCATATATACCATTCTGACTGCATCATCCCTTGGTTGGTTCAGCACAATTCTTGTCCTGTCTGCCGCCTTGAATTGCCGCCACCAGGCTCTAGTGGTGCTCATACAAGGTCAACCAATTCAACCAATCAAAGTTCCAGCAGCAGCAGTGGTGGCAGTAGGAGCAATGGTTCAGGTAATAGTGGCAGTAGCAGAGACAACAATGGAGAGGGTCTGGGGCGGCGTAATCCACTCTCCTTCCTGTGGCCGTTTCGTTCATCAAACTCAAATTCTCACCACAGCGAATCCGTGGGAAACAGTCCACCGCCAATGAACGAAGATCGTCACCAGATGAGTTATTCTGGGTGGCCTTTTGATTCCTAA